A DNA window from Centroberyx gerrardi isolate f3 chromosome 3, fCenGer3.hap1.cur.20231027, whole genome shotgun sequence contains the following coding sequences:
- the LOC139910232 gene encoding uncharacterized protein LOC139910232, which produces MELQEMKIFIFFIVMSSAATEEIKKNLTCTEGGSITLPDPVVESGLLLYGKMIIAVGNNKESNIMAESFRDRLLWHNNTRLFTITGLQTNDSGTYTIASERGFSKYALAVYKPAPRPGVNRSRVSTDSCTLVCFVEKAHETTLYWIKGEEILNQTSTGPSLPLTVDKQDFNSSYRCVAANPADEKTFPVNVKTFCSEENNTDETSENNRHFWLFLIRTAVFLSVIAITITGIYFERKRKRDRQSQGV; this is translated from the exons taatgAGCTCAGCTGCTACTGAGGAAATAAAGAAGAACCTGACATGCACTGAGGGAGGATCCATCACTCTACCAGACCCTGTTGTGGAGTCTGGATTGCTTTTGTATGGAAAAATGATTATTGCTGTGGGGAATAACAAGGAAAGCAACATAATGGCGGAAAGTTTCAGAGACAGACTTCTCTGGCACAACAACACTCGACTCTTTACCATCACAGGACTGCAGACAAATGATTCAGGGACTTATACAATTGCTTCTGAGAGAGGTTTCTCTAAATATGCTTTGGCCGTGTACA AACCTGCACCAAGGCCTGGTGTGAACAGATCAAGAGTGAGCACTGACAGCTGCACCTTGGTGTGTTTTGTGGAGAAGGCTCATGAGACGACGCTGTACTGGatcaaaggagaggagatacTGAACCAGACCAGCACTggtccctctctgcctctcactgtAGACAAGCAAGACTTCAACTCCTCTTATAGATGTGTGGCTGCCAACCCTGCTGATGAAAAGACATTTCCAGTCAACGTCAagacattctgcagtgaggaaaaCAATACAGATGAGACAA GTGAGAATAACAGACACTTCTGGTTATTCCTAATTCGCACGGCTGTGTTTCTAAGTGTCATTGCCATTACCATCACTGGAATATattttgagagaaagagaaagagggacagacaaTCACAAG GTGTGTAA